In the Topomyia yanbarensis strain Yona2022 chromosome 3, ASM3024719v1, whole genome shotgun sequence genome, one interval contains:
- the LOC131693207 gene encoding uncharacterized protein LOC131693207, translating into MTSPKNCTTLATSTSIGSSSNTNQIPSALSVSNRILRSPSHESFSTDLSLISISVSSMASEATSVLNRSSCSLLTKTMEDKLLLKDAKRNRSSTLTEKWSESNDLIRNCATLSAALGIHKSFSTTDIYQLPSDQHNLGGRLSTSELALTPFQKAGYLFDHPRLDHTSRSYSTWVAVGELASTSQLPSPHGGQSSNQVPTICNTTPTPSFTVSDLISSVNKKIRQNYIRRRLYTTYRAIERLSQSEFNLDRLEAAAFAANNFSSPGPTELIVPTTHASASPIGGKSANLDSNPIATSSISPATVQARKSSSSSKSHAKKNLTFLDIESERGKPLSKYERHMLIFNWLHTIDDAPIEIDN; encoded by the exons ATGACGTCACCGAAGAATTGCACAACCTTAGCCACCAGCACATCCATTGGCAGTAGCAGCAACACCAATCAAATCCCGTCCGCCCTGTCGGTGTCGAATCGCATACTCCGCTCTCCTTCACACGAAAGTTTTTCTACGGATTTATCGTTGATTTCCATTTCCGTGTCATCGATGGCATCCGAAGCGACTAGTGTTTTAAATCGATCGAGCTGCAGTCTGCTGACAAAAACGATGGAAGACAAACTTCTGCTAAAGGATGCCAAACGAAATCG GTCATCTACACTAACGGAGAAGTGGAGCGAGAGTAACGATCTCATCCGTAACTGTGCCACCCTCTCAGCTGCGCTCGGTATTCACAAGAGCTTCAGTACTACCGACATTTACCAGTTACCGTCCGACCAGCACAATCTCGGTGGGAGGCTTTCTACCTCCGAACTTGCACTGACCCCGTTCCAAAAGGCTGGTTACTTGTTCGACCATCCCCGCCTTGATCACACCTCCCGCTCGTACTCGACCTGGGTTGCGGTAGGCGAGTTAGCTTCCACATCACAACTGCCTTCACCCCACGGTGGACAATCTTCCAACCAAGTTCCAACGATCTGCAACACTACCCCAACTCCCAGCTTTACCGTTTCCGATCTAATCAGTTCGGTGAACAAAAAAATTCGCCAGAACTACATCCGACGACGGTTGTACACTACCTATCGAGCAATCGAAAGACTGTCCCAGAGCGAGTTCAACTTAGACCGACTGGAAGCGGCAGCATTTGCAGCGAACAACTTCAGCAGCCCTGGTCCGACGGAACTTATAGTTCCAACAACTCACGCTTCCGCATCACCCATCGGGGGTAAATCCGCCAACCTTGACAGTAACCCGATCGCAACAAGCTCCATAAGCCCAGCAACAGTACAAGCGAGAAAATCGTCATCTAGCAGCAAGTCTCACGCGAAGAAAAATCTTACGTTTTTGGACATTGAAAGCGAACGGGGAAAACCGTTGTCGAAGTACGAACGGCACATGTTGATTTTCAATTGGCTGCACACTATTGATGATGCACCCATCGAAATCGACAATTGA